A single region of the Archangium lipolyticum genome encodes:
- a CDS encoding serine/threonine protein kinase: MVIHLPKDGARVGDYTIRHKLGEGGSGYVYKAERGGRYFAIKFLSELEWTGWNRREVTIMVRLQTLNLQIPNVVGFRGCERWPDPDIGYPYIVMDFVPGLTMDKYVQKFNPSPRVALGKFLKIAKAMGEVHRLDVLHRDLKELNIIIRADDGEPVVIDFGYGAMKGIQTETGPGRVPPGTPEYRSPEIIKFLRGETPEDIYTYTVSDELWAMGVILYWLLTDVMPFGGRLESGLNDRIRLNTPRAPHLINPRVPESASRLCMRMLEKDPQARFKGDDELCAALEAVLSAAEGDASWDLPLIDPLSPHDATTAGNASADEEPNGRAKEVQQWIAAHKPRRGWWPVEEPPAQEQEAPPPPSPDELPSPRAKPEAPAAGPVADGAAPGGARGVRRWLGASGPLPMGALMVDMLKRPPLALVAGLAVVALAVGSLGPLQKPAPAPSVAPASMAQKAAPPPSASASGGETEGAAPIREVAQPHNPAEANTGAAPVRAQPPAPTPTAMLRKSDTTNKPDDAPKPQSQRAGRLPPLKSAAAVGATCALLEGCTGGTTPQVRPTPAPVECPADWKASHKRLGIFSGGGGVVLQGYEGENTERAPLREGPVTVVAQDVGKLPRGTLLSGTLQLGESRFYGTFTRAQIPGGDAYPVCLVIGLEVPSAMPGGPDCPAGLGDCPAHESRPGNVKMFTRFDVFPKGSSYQGGFF, from the coding sequence ATGGTCATTCATCTTCCAAAAGACGGCGCCCGGGTAGGCGACTACACAATCCGCCACAAGCTAGGCGAGGGCGGCTCTGGCTATGTCTACAAGGCCGAGCGCGGCGGGCGTTACTTCGCCATCAAGTTCCTTTCGGAATTGGAGTGGACCGGCTGGAACCGGCGGGAAGTCACCATCATGGTCCGCCTTCAAACCCTCAACCTCCAAATCCCAAACGTGGTGGGCTTTCGCGGGTGCGAACGGTGGCCGGACCCGGACATAGGCTATCCATACATTGTCATGGATTTCGTCCCCGGGTTGACCATGGATAAGTATGTCCAAAAATTCAACCCCTCTCCCCGGGTGGCATTGGGCAAGTTCCTGAAGATTGCGAAGGCCATGGGGGAGGTGCATCGGCTCGACGTGCTGCACCGGGACCTGAAGGAATTAAACATCATCATCCGAGCCGACGACGGCGAGCCAGTCGTGATTGATTTTGGCTACGGAGCCATGAAGGGAATTCAGACTGAAACAGGGCCGGGGCGAGTGCCCCCCGGGACGCCCGAGTATCGCAGCCCCGAGATCATCAAGTTCCTGAGAGGTGAGACGCCAGAGGACATATACACATACACCGTGTCTGACGAGTTGTGGGCAATGGGAGTAATTCTGTATTGGCTGCTGACGGATGTAATGCCGTTCGGTGGCCGGTTGGAAAGTGGGCTGAATGATCGGATCCGCCTGAATACACCCAGGGCGCCCCACCTCATCAATCCGCGTGTGCCCGAGTCGGCAAGCCGCTTGTGTATGCGCATGTTGGAGAAGGACCCGCAGGCACGCTTCAAGGGTGATGACGAGTTGTGCGCCGCACTGGAAGCGGTGCTGAGTGCCGCCGAGGGTGATGCAAGTTGGGATTTGCCGTTGATAGATCCCCTCTCCCCCCACGATGCGACAACGGCAGGCAATGCGAGTGCGGACGAAGAGCCGAACGGAAGGGCGAAGGAAGTGCAGCAGTGGATAGCAGCGCACAAACCCCGGCGCGGCTGGTGGCCTGTGGAGGAGCCACCGGCACAGGAGCAGGAGGCGCCCCCGCCCCCGTCCCCGGACGAGTTGCCCTCCCCCAGGGCCAAGCCGGAGGCGCCCGCTGCGGGCCCAGTGGCGGACGGGGCGGCGCCAGGAGGGGCCCGGGGCGTGCGTCGCTGGCTGGGAGCCTCGGGCCCCCTTCCCATGGGGGCCCTGATGGTGGACATGCTCAAGCGGCCTCCCCTGGCGCTCGTGGCGGGGCTCGCGGTGGTGGCGCTCGCGGTGGGCTCCCTGGGGCCGCTGCAAAAGCCCGCCCCCGCTCCGAGTGTCGCGCCTGCCTCCATGGCCCAGAAGGCCGCGCCCCCACCTAGCGCGTCTGCCAGCGGTGGGGAGACGGAAGGGGCCGCACCCATCCGCGAAGTGGCGCAGCCGCACAACCCAGCCGAAGCTAACACGGGCGCGGCGCCCGTTAGGGCCCAACCCCCCGCGCCTACCCCTACCGCCATGCTTCGCAAGTCAGACACGACGAACAAGCCAGACGACGCGCCCAAGCCCCAGTCGCAACGCGCGGGCAGGCTCCCCCCCTTGAAGAGTGCCGCCGCTGTGGGCGCTACCTGTGCGCTGCTTGAGGGCTGCACTGGAGGCACGACCCCCCAGGTGCGCCCCACGCCCGCGCCTGTCGAATGCCCCGCCGATTGGAAGGCGTCACACAAAAGGTTAGGCATTTTCAGCGGGGGGGGAGGCGTCGTGCTGCAAGGGTACGAAGGGGAGAACACCGAGAGGGCTCCTCTGCGGGAGGGCCCGGTTACCGTTGTTGCGCAAGACGTTGGAAAGCTGCCTCGGGGCACCTTGCTTTCGGGGACGTTGCAGCTTGGGGAAAGCCGCTTTTATGGCACCTTCACCCGGGCGCAGATTCCAGGCGGGGACGCCTACCCCGTGTGTCTGGTTATTGGCCTGGAGGTCCCGTCAGCCATGCCGGGTGGACCGGATTGCCCCGCCGGTCTGGGCGACTGCCCCGCGCACGAGAGCAGGCCCGGCAACGTGAAGATGTTCACCCGCTTTGACGTGTTCCCGAAGGGCTCTAGCTACCAGGGCGGTTTTTTCTAG
- a CDS encoding helix-turn-helix domain-containing protein, protein MDDLDSEYGDLMKSLGEAARAVRERLNVTQAEIARGAGIAPAVYGRIERGHMMPAVLTLRKIAVSLGISADVLLGITSKEVAKNMDEPPPEGDLTPEVRRLVRTLKTWPDEKVKLLSRFAKLLEPVQVPDSEPEA, encoded by the coding sequence ATGGATGACTTGGATTCTGAATACGGAGACCTGATGAAAAGCCTTGGTGAGGCGGCCCGTGCCGTCCGCGAAAGGCTGAACGTGACTCAGGCCGAAATCGCCAGGGGTGCCGGAATTGCCCCAGCCGTTTACGGGAGGATTGAGCGCGGCCACATGATGCCCGCCGTTCTAACGCTGCGTAAAATCGCGGTGTCCCTCGGCATCTCGGCGGACGTGCTGTTAGGCATTACCTCGAAGGAGGTGGCCAAGAACATGGACGAGCCACCGCCCGAGGGAGATTTGACTCCCGAGGTGCGCCGACTCGTGCGCACCTTGAAGACGTGGCCTGACGAAAAGGTCAAGCTCCTGTCGCGCTTCGCCAAGCTGCTGGAGCCGGTGCAGGTGCCCGACTCCGAGCCGGAGGCGTGA
- a CDS encoding helix-turn-helix transcriptional regulator, with protein sequence MSDRHPTQIKLARYLGAAARECRLRANMTQADVADLVNIATEVYGRIERGGVLPSLPTFRRLCRALRADANKLLGLDVPPASQASGRSSAEASEPLPVDALEEPISTPEDPPGLRRLFRYLKKLTPEQLRAIGHVASTYLKPYERR encoded by the coding sequence ATGTCTGACAGACACCCCACACAAATCAAGCTGGCAAGGTACTTGGGAGCCGCCGCGCGTGAATGTCGGTTGCGTGCGAATATGACACAGGCAGACGTGGCGGATCTGGTCAACATCGCCACGGAAGTGTATGGCCGCATTGAGCGGGGGGGAGTGCTCCCGAGCTTGCCCACCTTCCGGCGCCTGTGCCGTGCCCTCCGAGCGGATGCCAACAAATTGCTAGGGCTCGACGTCCCCCCCGCGTCGCAGGCGTCGGGGCGGTCATCTGCGGAAGCGTCGGAGCCCTTGCCCGTGGATGCCCTGGAGGAGCCCATATCTACGCCAGAGGACCCGCCCGGATTGCGGCGCCTGTTCCGCTACCTCAAGAAGCTAACTCCGGAACAACTCCGCGCAATCGGCCATGTTGCTAGTACCTACCTCAAGCCATATGAACGCCGGTAG
- a CDS encoding serine/threonine-protein kinase: MIHPDFDTLLIASRRHLKKKERRSVVLKKVGAITGREARARATEEVRLAGFLHHPRIARVFDFVVHDGTPFVVMEHAKGSFLFTLLDLAAAVEYRLPIPFAVHVAAEVADALAYAHECEDDMGTPLHIVHRAVGPMRIRLTLDGRVKLTNFGAAYSELAGRMPTPRDLLRGDPAYIAPELLRAIYAANQRKSDPLAPKELDGRADVFSLGLVLLEMLTAKYPLDPLGLLPERPATRFPPGIRTERPTWIGLDVLANRVLRFGTEEVSRATGFVAEPLQAVLIRALAADPGQRHQTAADLRDDLRGYLREVAGPSYGRQQVMAEVQTVVRMATERKKLAAQPMEYGVLPDLEDLQDEANGG, translated from the coding sequence TTGATTCACCCCGACTTTGACACGCTCTTGATCGCATCACGTCGGCACCTCAAGAAGAAGGAACGTCGGAGCGTCGTACTCAAAAAGGTTGGTGCCATTACCGGACGCGAAGCGCGGGCGCGTGCCACGGAAGAGGTTCGCCTCGCGGGGTTTCTGCATCATCCCCGAATCGCGCGGGTGTTTGATTTCGTCGTTCACGACGGCACCCCCTTTGTCGTCATGGAGCACGCGAAAGGCTCTTTCCTTTTCACTCTCCTGGATTTGGCGGCGGCGGTGGAGTACCGCCTGCCCATTCCCTTCGCTGTCCACGTCGCCGCCGAGGTGGCCGATGCCCTGGCCTATGCGCACGAGTGCGAGGATGACATGGGGACTCCCTTGCACATCGTCCACCGCGCCGTGGGGCCCATGCGAATCCGCCTCACATTGGATGGCCGAGTCAAACTGACCAATTTTGGGGCGGCTTACTCCGAGTTGGCTGGGCGCATGCCCACACCGCGCGATTTGCTGAGAGGAGATCCAGCCTACATCGCCCCGGAACTCCTGCGCGCCATCTACGCCGCCAACCAGAGGAAGTCAGACCCGCTCGCCCCGAAAGAACTCGACGGGCGCGCGGATGTCTTCTCCTTGGGGCTGGTGCTGTTGGAAATGCTGACGGCGAAGTATCCGCTAGACCCGCTCGGGCTCCTCCCCGAGCGCCCCGCTACGCGCTTCCCTCCAGGCATTCGTACCGAGCGCCCCACATGGATAGGCTTGGACGTGTTGGCTAACCGCGTGCTCCGGTTTGGGACGGAAGAGGTATCGCGGGCGACTGGGTTTGTTGCCGAGCCGCTCCAAGCTGTCCTGATTCGAGCCCTCGCGGCGGACCCTGGCCAGCGTCACCAGACAGCCGCCGATTTGCGCGACGACTTGCGCGGCTACCTCCGCGAGGTGGCCGGGCCTTCCTACGGGCGACAGCAAGTCATGGCCGAGGTTCAAACCGTTGTGCGGATGGCCACTGAACGCAAGAAGCTGGCAGCCCAGCCGATGGAATACGGCGTGCTCCCCGACCTGGAAGATTTGCAAGACGAAGCGAACGGCGGTTGA